The genomic interval GCGATTACGTGGCGAAGTACGGTGACGACATCCCGGCGCAGTGCCACCCCGACATCCGCTCGCGCGAGGCCTGCATCAAGTCGACGCGGCTGGCGTTGGCGCTGGCACGTCGCCACGACACCCGGCTGCATGTACTGCACATCTCCACCGCCGAGGAACTGGCGCTGTTCGAGGCCGGCCCACTGGTGGACGCGGATGGGCGCCTGCGCAAGCGCATCACCGCCGAGACCTGCATCCACTTCCTGCGCTTCGACCGCGCCGACTATGCGCGGCTGGGGCATCTGATCAAATGCAATCCGGCGATCAAGGACGCCTCCGACCGCAGCGCGCTGCTGGCGGCGCTGGCCGACGACGTCATCGATGTGCTCGCCACCGACCACGCGCCGCACACGCTGGCCGAGAAGCACAACCCCTACACCCGTGCACCGAGCGGGCTGCCACTGGTGCAGTTCGCGCTGGTGGCCGCGCTCGAATGCGTCCACGAGGGGCATTTCGACATCACCCGCGTGGTGCAGAAGTTCGCGCACGCACCGGCGCAGTTGTTCGACGTCGCCGAGCGCGGCTTCCTGCGCGAAGGCTATTTCGCCGATCTGGTGCTGGTGGAGGACACGCCGTTCACCGTGCAGCGCGAGCAGGTGTTGTCCAAATGCGGTTGGTCGCCGTTCGAGGGTACGACGTTCCGTTCGCAGATCGCCTCGACCTGGGTCAATGGCCAACTGGCCTGGGACGGCACGCATCTGGTGGGCGATCCCGCCGGCCAGCGCCTGGCCTTCGCGCGCTGAGCGCACGGGGCCCAGGCCACCACAGCTTCATGCACGCCCGCCTATCCTGCCCGCCCCTTCCGCTGCACTGCGCCCACTGATGCCGACACGTTTGTTATTGCTGCTGGTCTGCGCCCTGCTCGTCCTGCCGCTCGCCGCCCAGGACACCGACGCGCTGCGCTTTCCAGAGCGCGTTGAGCAAGGCAGCCTGGTCGTCGGCAAGGTGCCGGCGGGCAGCCAGGTGCGCTACCGCGACCGCGCGCTGCGCGTCAGCGGCTACGGCACGGTGGCGCTGGGCATCGGCCGCGACGAGATCGGCCCGGTCCAGGTGCAGGTCATCGACCCGGACGGCCGCGAACACGTCGCGACGATCGCAGTCGCGCCACGCGACTGGCCGATCGAGCGCGTCAATGGCGTGCCGCCGGCCACCGTCAACCCGCCGCCGGCGATCGCCGAACGCATCCGCCGCGAGCAGGCGCAGGTCACCCAGGCGCGGACGCGCGACGACGCACGCGTCGACTTCGGCGGTCGTTTCCTGCGCCCGGTCGAGGGACGGATCAGCGGGCGCTTCGGGCGTGCGCGGTCGTACAACGGACAGCCCGGCGCGCCGCACTCGGGCATGGACATTGCCGCGCCGACCGGCACGCCGGTCAAGGCGCCCGCCGCCGGCATCGTGACCTTCGCCGCGCCAGACCTGTACCTGACCGGCGGCACGCTCTTGCTCGACCACGGCCATGGCGTGAGCTCGAACTTCCTGCATCTCTCGCGGCTCGATGCCAAAGTCGGTGACCGCGTCGAACAGGGCCAAGTGATCGGCGCGGTCGGTGCGACCGGGCGCGCGACGGGGCCGCATCTGCACTGGGGGATGAATTGGTTCGATATTCGGATCGATCCCCAGCTTGTTTTGGAGCGCTGAGGACGGGTCTCCGCGTCGTTCGCCTTTCCCACGCGCGGCGGCGCGTTCGTCAGGGTCGGGGCGTTGGGATCGTGGAGGCGCGGTTCGATGTGCGGATCGATCCCCAGCTTGTTTTGGAGCGCTAAGGACGGGTCTCTACGTGGTTCGCCTTTCCCACGCGCGGCGGCGCGTTCGTCAGGGTCGGGGCGTTGGGATCGTGGAGGCGCGGTTCGATGTGCGGATCGATCCCGAGCTTGTTTTGGAGCGCTGAGGACGGGTCTCCACGTGGTTCGCCTTTCCCACGCGCGGCGGCGCGTTCGTCAACGCCGCGACGTTGGGATCGTGGAGGCGCGCGCTTGGATAGACTTCTCTGTCATGACCGCGTCCAACATCCTCGTTCTGGCACTTCTCGCATTGCCCGCTGTCGCTGGGTGCACGTCGAAGCCGACGCCGGCGGCCCCCGGTGCATGGCCTGATGTCGTCAGGCCGCAGGGGCCGAGATTGACGCAGCCAGGTGAAGAAGTCGCGCAATCGCGCGTGCGATTTCCTTCTACTGTCGTGCGCGGCGCCAGGATAGAAGGTCGGGCACCGCCCGGCAGCACAATTCACGATGGTCAGCGCGTGACCACGGTTGGCGCCGATGGCCGAGCTTCCTTGCAGGCCCCCGAACGCGAGGGGGACTGGATGCTACGGGTCGAACGTCCCGGACAGTCACGCGCGCTAACGATCCGGGTCCGTGTCATCGACGCGGGCAAATGATTGACATAGGGTGCGCCCCATTCCCTTGCCGCGTGTCCCGGTTAACATGGATGAACGCCAGCTGCACAGGTCACACCGCCAGCGGCGTTTGTTCAGTCAATCTAGGGAAGCAGCATGACTCGAAGCAAGACCGTGACACCCTCGCGCAACATCCGCATTTCGCGCTCGCGTCTCGCACTCGCCATCTCCTGCGGTGTCCTGGCACTCGCCTCTTTGCCAGTTGCAGCGCAGACGGCTTCATCGGAAAGCACGCATTCCGCAGTCGAGTCCGCAATGTCCCGGACATTCTTCGATCGGGCATCCACTACGATTCAAGCACAGCCGGCATTGTTCGCAGAGGGGTTCAGCGCGCGCTGGCGTCTGCGCGACGCCGCCCACGCCCAGCTGGCATCGGCTGGCACCGGACAGGCATCGCTGGCCGCCGACACGCCGGCCCAGCCTGCGGATCCGACGTCGTGGATCACCGAGGAGTTCCAGGCCGACTGGGGGCTGGAGGTCATCAATGCCCATCATGCCTACGCGCGCGGCCTGAGCGGCGCTGGTGTGCGGCTGGGGCTGCTGGACTCGGGCGCCGGTTTCGATCACCCCGAATTCGCGGGCAAGGACCATCGCGGCATCACGATGGCCGACGTGCTCGATGATGGCTCGCTATGCGGCCAGACCGGCGTGCTCGATGGCCCGGACGCCTGCTTCTACTCCGAAGGCGACCAGGTCGCGGTGGAAGGCGAGTACTACGATCCGTCGCTGGCGCCACTGTTCCCCAACCCCGCCAATGACCACCTCTGGGGCAATACGTTGTTGGCCTTCAACAGCCACGGCACCCATGTCTCGGGCACGATCGCTGCGAACCGCGACGGCAGCGGTATGCATGGCGTCGCCTGGGGCGCCGACCTGAGTTCCGCACGACTGTTCAACGACAGCCTGACCATCGTCGATATCCCGTGCATCTTCTTCAACCAGTGCACCACCTTCTCGACGTCGGCCGGCAGCGATGCGTTCGCCCAGATGTACGGGCAGGCGGCCGACCACGGCGTGCGCGCGATGAACCACAGCTGGGGCTACACCTACATCGCCACCACGCCGGAAGAGGCGGCGCAGTACCACGAACTGCTGATGAGCATTCCTTCGGTGGCGGCAACGCTGGAGACCATGGCCGAGGCCTCCCGCACCTCAGGCATGCTGCAGGTAGTGGCAGCGGGCAACAGCGGTACGAACCCGTCACCGGAAGCCAGCC from Luteimonas sp. S4-F44 carries:
- a CDS encoding dihydroorotase; amino-acid sequence: MTQTLIRNARLVNEGRIVEGDLRIGADGRIAAIGGDLSVREGDRVVDAAGRWLLPGMIDDQVHFREPGLEHKADIASESAAAVAGGLTSFMDMPNTSPPTLNAAALQDKYDRAAGRARANYGFYMGASNDNLDHVRRIDPLTTPGVKVFMGASTGNMLVDDPDTLDGIFRETPVPIITHCEDTPTIDAIQRDYVAKYGDDIPAQCHPDIRSREACIKSTRLALALARRHDTRLHVLHISTAEELALFEAGPLVDADGRLRKRITAETCIHFLRFDRADYARLGHLIKCNPAIKDASDRSALLAALADDVIDVLATDHAPHTLAEKHNPYTRAPSGLPLVQFALVAALECVHEGHFDITRVVQKFAHAPAQLFDVAERGFLREGYFADLVLVEDTPFTVQREQVLSKCGWSPFEGTTFRSQIASTWVNGQLAWDGTHLVGDPAGQRLAFAR
- a CDS encoding M23 family metallopeptidase; amino-acid sequence: MPTRLLLLLVCALLVLPLAAQDTDALRFPERVEQGSLVVGKVPAGSQVRYRDRALRVSGYGTVALGIGRDEIGPVQVQVIDPDGREHVATIAVAPRDWPIERVNGVPPATVNPPPAIAERIRREQAQVTQARTRDDARVDFGGRFLRPVEGRISGRFGRARSYNGQPGAPHSGMDIAAPTGTPVKAPAAGIVTFAAPDLYLTGGTLLLDHGHGVSSNFLHLSRLDAKVGDRVEQGQVIGAVGATGRATGPHLHWGMNWFDIRIDPQLVLER